The region ACGCTGTTCATGATCAGTTCGATAACAGCTTTACCGATCGAACCGGCCTGACTGTAGATGATGTGGTGAATAATTTGCGGATCGAGTTCAAAGGGATAGCGCATTAACAGACTCCTTTTTATGGACTGAAGTCCATTTTCTGGTTATGCGCACAGGGTTAAATAAAGAACTGTGATTGCCATTGTGAAAGAATAGGTGGAACTGTTCAGACATGAGTCATGCCGGTGGAAAAAATGGAACTGAAAGACACAATTGCTGAATCGCTGGAAAGCAGGGGCTTATGGCGACGAGCAGCCTATCGCTGGCTGACCGTGCTGGATAATATTACTGACGATGCCGCACGCGAGGCCATCATCCGCCGCAGAGAGCGCTGTCTGGGTCACGCCGCCAATCTGTCACCTGACGGTCGGAGAAGCGAAACACGGCGACTTTATAAGATTCAGAGCCGGTATAATGACGGTTATTAAGTCGTTGATGGATTTTTGTTAGTGCAGAGGTGTTCGTTATCGAGAAACAAAAAAGGCTCCATACGGAGCCTTTACAACCAGGATGGCTGGATCAGAGAGGTTTTACTTTAAAAGCGCCTGCCTGTTCAGCTTTTGTCTTAACAGTCAGAAAACGCTTTAACATTTCAACCTTACCTGCATGTACAGCGGTATAGTCAATGCCACCCTTCTCATTGGTCCGGGTAGTGTTGCGTTCTAATTGCATAGTATGCTCCTTGAGTTGTAAACAAGAACCCCATTTTTTCGGCATAACGCTTGATGTACCTGTCATAAACGCGCTGCAACTTTTCGTTGTCTGCGCCGAAAAAAATTAGCTCTATCTTTTCAGTGTCAGCGACACGGAAAATCATCTCGACTATCGTTTTATAAAGATAGTTTAGTTTATGTAAGTGAAGATCCAAGCCGCCAGCAGGTTTCCCGAAAGGGTTACCGTCGGCACACGGGTTCTCTTCAGTTGCACGATCATAAAAACTCACGACCTGTATGGAGAACAGGCTTGCTATCTCCTCTCCAATCATCTGATGCATCGTTTCAGCAGCAGCAGGATCAACAGATGGAGGCATGAACAGTAATCTAATCTCAATCCGCCGCTTTGAGCATCCTGACAGGATGAACTCAATATCAACGTAGGCACCTTCCCCGAACCGGTCACCAAGTATGACCAAACCCTCAGAAAAATGCTTATGTTTAGATGCTTCCAGATTGTCTTCATGCATGGTAGACAACCTGCAACGGATGACTGTGTTTAAGCAAGGTGGCTATAATACACACACCAGATGAAAAGTAATACACATTTTCTCCGCCGTTGTCATGACTGAGAGCATGTTGAAAAACATCCATGCTAATCGGTCCATAAATTGGAAAATCGGCGTAATCCTACAAAACTTTAAGAAAAAGTTACATTTTTATTATTAGTAAAATGCGTCCTGAAGCGGGCTCTATGCCGCCCGCCCCCGCAGCCTGCCTGACGGCCCGACAGCAAAAGTCGCTGTCTGACCGTCAGGCAGGGCCAGTTTAATTACATACTACTCCGCCTGTTACCCTGTCTATCTCCTTCAATACCCACAGCAGGTCGGTGGCATCCGGCACGCAGATATTCCAGCGCAGGCTGGCCCCGAACTCTGCCTCATTGGGCCATAAAGTATTACCCGTAACGGTAATCAGAATATCGAGCGTTTTCTCCTGAGCATCAGCCAGATGAACCGCTACGCAGCTGCGACGGCCTACCCGGTGGGGATACACCGAAAGCAGTACCGGTTTGTCCAGGCGGTTAATGATTTCCCGCTGCAGTAAATCCAGCGACACGCTGTCAGCCTGCCCGATTGAGGCCTTCCCCTGAGGCGGAACGTTAAAAATGACAGAAGCGATCAGAGCCTTGTCCGGTACGACCATTGGCGGTGCCATAGTCAGTTTTTTCATGAATTCCCCTGTCAGATACTCAGTCCGCGATTTTCATCAAGTCGGCGCGCAACATGAAACGCAGCCTCAAGTTCACTGCAATTTAATTCGTTCATGATTTGCCGTCTCTCGGCTTTTTCCGGTTTTTCGGTCATCCCTAAAGCCAGATACAGACTGGGCGGAACTGCACGGAACAGGGCCTGGACTTTTTCTGAAAGAATGACCCCTTCGGTATATTTTCGCGGCACCTTGGTGGCAGATAGCAGCATGACACGCTGTTCATCCGTGAGCGTCTTGAAACGGGCAATCTGCTCCACTTCCTGCGGAGGCATCACCAGACAAATCCACCACTCTGCCATATTCAGCATCTTTTTAGCCGTGTCCGGGAAATCCTCAAGGTTCTGGGTGAATATCCAGAGCCATGTGCCCAGCTTTCGCCACATTTTGGCAATTTTAGTCGCATAAGGACCTAGCAGTGGGTTCGTGGTCACAATATGCCCCTCATCGATGGGCACAATAATATCCCTGTCGCTGTACTGGTCACGCTCGGCGATATTGTTGATGGTGTTCAGCAGGGAAATAACGGCTACCGCCATTTGTGCTTCATAGCCCTCACGGGCCAGCGTCCCCAGGTCAACGATCGTCACATCCGCCTCTGGCCACGGGGTGCCAGGACGGTTGAAAAGTTCACCTTCAAATCCTTCCGTGAACATCCGCAGCGCCTCTGACATCTCCTCCGCGCGCGACCGACGCGCAGCGGTGCGTTTTTCGCGGCCGTCTTCACCGTGGCTGATGTCCCGGGCAATATTCTGCAGTGCAAACATCAGGTCTTCAGGCAACATCTGCCGGTCTTCATTGTACGCGGTTCTGGCCGCAATCATGATGGCCTCACGGATCATGCCGCGGTCTGCGCGCGTTAACCTGGATTCTTCCGCAGCTTCTCCACCGGTAATCATCAGCCGGGCGGCAATTTCCATCTCACCCAGCACATCCCGCTCTTCATCTTTATCTTCATCATCATCAATATCAGGAAGCGCATCTTCACTGATGATGAGCGCGTCCGGTTTCACCTGCATCAGCAGATGAGAATCTCCGAACGGCGCAAGCGAGATAACTTTTCCGGGCTTGATGCTCACCCGGTGAACGCTGAGGCCGAGAGACGCGCAGTAATCACCAAAAAGTCCGAAGCTGTTGCCCGCTTCAATCAGAAAAATACGGGGGCGATAAATGGCCATCATCTGCGCAAGCTTAACGAGTGCCGTTGCAGACTTACCTGCACCGGTGGGCCCGAACAGCATCAGGTGGGCATTCTGCGTACGGTCATTCCTGTTGAGTGGGTCGACCGAAAGCGGTCCGCCTCCCCGGTTAAAGAACGTGAAGCCGGGGTTGCCGGTGCCGGTGTCTCGTCCATACACCGGTACCAGACAGGCAAAATGCTGCACGAACATCAGCCGGGTATACCAGTTGTGACGATCCTGCGCCGGATTGAAGCACATGGGTAAGGCGCGCATATAGGTACTCAAAGGACCGATATCATGCTCAGGGTTTACAGGTTCCAGCCCGCAGTTAAGCAGCTTGCTGCTGAGATCGAGATAGCGCCGATCAAGTGAAGGCAGATCCCGCGCTTTGATAAGCAGCGTAACGGCGGCGCGATAAAGCTTATGTTTATTGCCCAGGTAGGTACGTGCCGTGGCGGCGTCTTCACGCGCGCGAAGGGAATCCACGTTTTCACCCATTGAATCGCGGCTCAGGCGGGCAAATGTTTCCTCCAGTTTATCCTGCGGATGGATCACCAGCGTCAGGGTCAGCACCGTCCCCTCCGGCAGCAGATCCATGATGGCATTGATATTATCACCACGTTTTACCTCTCCGGTCAGATGTCCGGTGGAAGGGGCGTTGCGCAGTCTGGCAACGGGGACGGCCTTGTGCGCCACATCATCGAACCACCATACGCCTTTCTCCCCGTCGCTGCGGGGGCGGGTAAACCACAGGCTTTCACTGAAATCATTCAGCAACGGCAGCTCGCCGGGCGCATCGTCGGTGTGTTTTGCGCAGCGGTACAGCGTGGCCTTGTCTACCCATTTCGGATCCGGATTGAACCAGCGCAGTAGCCAGCTGTGGATCTGCTCTCCATTCTGACGCTGACACCGAATTCCGGCGCCACTCAGTGCGGAAGTCAGTCGATCGCATACCTGTTTGAGCAGTACTTCAGGCGCCATCGGGTCACGGTATGGAGATTCAACCCAGCGGTAGATCACCATTCGGGTTCGCCTGATCTGACCGCGCCAGGGCGCACCGGTCACCGCATCATCTACGAAGAGTCCCTTTTCACTGGCCACGTTCTGCAAATGACGGGCCTGCTCGCTGAGCCAGGCTTCCGTAAATGCGGTTCCCTGCGCACCAGGTTTGACATAACCCCGGATATTATCCATGTAGGCAGTCAAATCTGATTCATCCTGGCAATAGAACTGGACTACCCACTGATGGGCATCCAGCTCCGGGAGACTGTCCTGCAGGGCGTTTTCCACCACGTCGCGAATTTCGTCGAGTCGCGAATCCGGACGCCCCTCGGTTCCGACCGGAATGATTTCGTAAACGGCGCCTACCGAAACGCCGTCATCGAGGAGGATGCACTCGTGCGCCGGGAGATATTCTCCCCATGGGATGTGATCGATAATGGACGGGGTTGTACTGTACAGGGTCGCTTCATCACGGCGGGTCAGACGTCCTTCGCGGGTCAGCGGCTCATGTCCGTTAACAGAAAACGGGCCGTCACCGTACTGGTGCGGTGCCTCAGCTTCCGCCCTGCGGCGGAAAAGTGAAAAAGCCATTACAAATCCTCCGTGCGCTCGCCGGGCAACGCGTACTGTACCTGGCTGTAAAAAGGAAAGACGGTGCTGTAACCGGGCACCGGCGTATTGCCCTCAGCGAGATGCGGGAAGACGTACATCACCATGTCGGGATTAGGCAGGCGAGGAAACGTCTGCTGGATTTCGTTTTCCTGCGTGCGGCTGTAACTTTCACGAATCTGCTGAGCGATCGTCCGCTCAGAGTCCGTCACGGGCCGGCGCAGGGTGGTACGACTTTCTCCCGTGGCGTGGGAGGCGGAGGCGCCATCGTTCCACAGCTCGAGCATAGAGCTGTCACCGGGCGGCAGCATCTCATCCTTTGACGTGCTGCAGCCGGCCAGCAGAAGGGGCAGCAAAAATATCAGAGGTAACATACGGTGGTATTTAGCGGTTTGCATGGTCTTCCTCCGTTGTTTCAGCCCCGGTTATCACGGCAGACACCTGCATCACCCGTCCATCCGGAAGGTAATAACGCACATCTTTGCGTTCCCGTGCCAGTTTCTGACCTACCGCGAAAATGGCGCAGTCCGTCACATCGTGGTGAATCCCCTCCCACTTTCCGTTGTCTTTGCGGACAAAGCCCGCATAAAGTCTTCCACCGAGTGGGGTATACCCCACCCTGTATTCTAAATGGGTGTTTTGCATTGAATTCCCCGTCAGTCCATTCCTGTGCCATTACCGGCAAGGCTGAAGTCATATTTAACCTTGCGGCCTTTTTCTTCATAATCGATGGCCAGCTGGCGCGTGATATGTAAAGCGACCTTCTGACCAGGTGGGACATAGATGGCGTCGAAGGTCTGTCCGTAGCGGGCTTTAACCCAGTCGATCGTTTCCCTCATACCGCCTGAGAGCGCTTTGCCCAGCACGGCCTGACCGGCATCACCGGTGAGAGACGAAGTCACGCCACCGTAGGCGTTGGTCTGGGTGGTATTCTGGTTCTGCGCAAATGCGTCCCCCGCAGCTCCCGCGGCGGCAAGCCCTGCGATGGTCGGCAGGTAGGTTGAGGCGTTGCTTTTACGCGTACCGGAGATGCATGGAATACCGTTATCGTCTGAAAGCCATCCGATGCTGCTGTTATTGCCGTTCGCGTTACCACTGTTCTGGGTGCCGCCACTGTTCTGGCCATCGGGAGAAGGCAGCGTTCTGA is a window of Pantoea rwandensis DNA encoding:
- a CDS encoding DUF7446 family protein — encoded protein: MQNTHLEYRVGYTPLGGRLYAGFVRKDNGKWEGIHHDVTDCAIFAVGQKLARERKDVRYYLPDGRVMQVSAVITGAETTEEDHANR
- a CDS encoding conjugative transfer ATPase produces the protein MAFSLFRRRAEAEAPHQYGDGPFSVNGHEPLTREGRLTRRDEATLYSTTPSIIDHIPWGEYLPAHECILLDDGVSVGAVYEIIPVGTEGRPDSRLDEIRDVVENALQDSLPELDAHQWVVQFYCQDESDLTAYMDNIRGYVKPGAQGTAFTEAWLSEQARHLQNVASEKGLFVDDAVTGAPWRGQIRRTRMVIYRWVESPYRDPMAPEVLLKQVCDRLTSALSGAGIRCQRQNGEQIHSWLLRWFNPDPKWVDKATLYRCAKHTDDAPGELPLLNDFSESLWFTRPRSDGEKGVWWFDDVAHKAVPVARLRNAPSTGHLTGEVKRGDNINAIMDLLPEGTVLTLTLVIHPQDKLEETFARLSRDSMGENVDSLRAREDAATARTYLGNKHKLYRAAVTLLIKARDLPSLDRRYLDLSSKLLNCGLEPVNPEHDIGPLSTYMRALPMCFNPAQDRHNWYTRLMFVQHFACLVPVYGRDTGTGNPGFTFFNRGGGPLSVDPLNRNDRTQNAHLMLFGPTGAGKSATALVKLAQMMAIYRPRIFLIEAGNSFGLFGDYCASLGLSVHRVSIKPGKVISLAPFGDSHLLMQVKPDALIISEDALPDIDDDEDKDEERDVLGEMEIAARLMITGGEAAEESRLTRADRGMIREAIMIAARTAYNEDRQMLPEDLMFALQNIARDISHGEDGREKRTAARRSRAEEMSEALRMFTEGFEGELFNRPGTPWPEADVTIVDLGTLAREGYEAQMAVAVISLLNTINNIAERDQYSDRDIIVPIDEGHIVTTNPLLGPYATKIAKMWRKLGTWLWIFTQNLEDFPDTAKKMLNMAEWWICLVMPPQEVEQIARFKTLTDEQRVMLLSATKVPRKYTEGVILSEKVQALFRAVPPSLYLALGMTEKPEKAERRQIMNELNCSELEAAFHVARRLDENRGLSI
- a CDS encoding PerC family transcriptional regulator, with the translated sequence MELKDTIAESLESRGLWRRAAYRWLTVLDNITDDAAREAIIRRRERCLGHAANLSPDGRRSETRRLYKIQSRYNDGY
- a CDS encoding TIGR03751 family conjugal transfer lipoprotein translates to MQTAKYHRMLPLIFLLPLLLAGCSTSKDEMLPPGDSSMLELWNDGASASHATGESRTTLRRPVTDSERTIAQQIRESYSRTQENEIQQTFPRLPNPDMVMYVFPHLAEGNTPVPGYSTVFPFYSQVQYALPGERTEDL